In Telopea speciosissima isolate NSW1024214 ecotype Mountain lineage unplaced genomic scaffold, Tspe_v1 Tspe_v1.0019, whole genome shotgun sequence, one genomic interval encodes:
- the LOC122647295 gene encoding uncharacterized protein LOC122647295 produces the protein MAYAGKGDINYVLGMELFAILKGVTFCIQRNLLRVSIRSDSKLAVDILNGAVDCPWSMQILRDCIATLLQQLQRKEIKHVWRELNQPADFIAAMDTGDGEAIFYPLDFPQDLVELVKNDSDCKVFLRTLSH, from the coding sequence ATGGCGTATGCTGGGAAGGGAGATATTAATTATGTTCTAGGCATGGAGctttttgcaattttaaaggGGGTCACTTTTTGTATTCAAAGGAACCTACTTCGGGTTTCCATCAGATCCGATTCCAAATTGGCAGTAGATATTCTTAATGGGGCTGTGGACTGCCCTTGGAGCATGCAAATCTTGAGGGACTGTATAGCTACGCTACTACAGCAATTACAGCGTAAGGAGATcaaacatgtttggagagagctCAACCAGCCAGCAGACTTTATTGCAGCCATGGATACGGGGGATGGGGAAGCAATTTTTTATCCACTTGATTTCCCACAGGACTTGGtggagttggttaagaatgattCAGATTGTAAAGTTTTTTTAAGAACCTTGTCTCATTGA